The Chryseolinea soli genome contains a region encoding:
- a CDS encoding trimeric intracellular cation channel family protein, whose product MNEVPHLMEHIDFDTTFLVFDLLAVFMFAASGALTAIRKKYDFIGVFMLSFVSGLGGGLIRDAIFIQAGPPKAVTDSKYLLVILGAFVLSLIFHGSMHRLKRTVILVDALGLGAYGVVGAEAALQEGLVPLAAVLVGIFNACGAGLIRDVLIREEPIIFKPGQFYAAAAILGCGIFVGMVELGHADHTLAAILATLTVFLMRILSIYFDWQTRPVLDEDDRS is encoded by the coding sequence ATGAACGAAGTACCCCACCTCATGGAACACATCGATTTCGACACCACCTTCCTGGTGTTCGACCTGCTTGCCGTTTTCATGTTTGCGGCATCCGGGGCCTTGACGGCCATTCGCAAAAAATATGATTTCATCGGCGTGTTCATGCTGTCGTTTGTGTCGGGTTTGGGTGGGGGTTTGATCCGGGATGCGATCTTTATCCAGGCCGGCCCGCCCAAGGCGGTGACCGATTCCAAATACTTGTTGGTGATCCTGGGGGCGTTCGTGCTTTCCCTGATCTTTCATGGCAGCATGCACCGGTTGAAGCGCACGGTCATCCTGGTGGACGCCCTGGGGCTGGGTGCCTATGGTGTGGTGGGAGCCGAAGCGGCCTTGCAGGAAGGGCTGGTGCCCCTGGCGGCCGTTCTGGTGGGCATTTTCAATGCCTGTGGCGCGGGACTGATCCGCGACGTGCTGATCCGCGAAGAGCCGATCATCTTTAAGCCAGGACAATTCTACGCCGCAGCGGCTATTCTGGGGTGCGGTATTTTTGTGGGAATGGTGGAGTTGGGACATGCCGATCACACCCTGGCCGCCATCCTGGCCACGCTCACCGTATTTTTGATGCGCATCCTCTCCATCTATTTCGATTGGCAAACGCGGCCCGTGCTGGATGAGGATGACCGTTCATAA
- a CDS encoding heme-binding domain-containing protein codes for MSLPKKIALGFLALLVIIQLFRPSKNISNEIITANDISKKYELPQNVHQILIKKCYDCHSNNTIYPWYYNIQPVAWWIAHHVKDGKRHLDFSSFKTYPEKKANHKMEELSEAINEGWMPLDSYLWIHKEATVTASDREAINAWIKSLPIVFEKHEEGEQH; via the coding sequence ATGAGTCTTCCCAAGAAAATTGCGCTGGGTTTTCTGGCCCTGCTGGTCATCATCCAACTCTTCCGGCCCTCCAAGAATATTTCCAACGAGATCATTACCGCCAACGACATCTCAAAAAAATACGAGCTCCCTCAAAACGTCCACCAGATCCTCATCAAAAAATGCTACGACTGTCATAGCAACAATACCATCTACCCCTGGTATTACAACATTCAGCCGGTGGCCTGGTGGATCGCCCACCATGTAAAAGACGGCAAGCGTCACCTGGATTTCTCGAGCTTCAAAACTTACCCCGAGAAAAAAGCCAACCATAAAATGGAAGAGTTGTCGGAAGCCATAAACGAAGGCTGGATGCCGTTGGACTCTTATCTGTGGATCCACAAAGAAGCCACCGTCACCGCCTCCGACCGCGAGGCCATCAACGCCTGGATCAAAAGCCTGCCCATTGTTTTCGAAAAACACGAAGAAGGAGAGCAACACTGA
- a CDS encoding NifU family protein yields MLQAVPKNVHIYLESNPNPNSLKFVVNEMLVPEGMSFDFPDAETASISPLAIELFAYPFVGRVFFASNFVTVTKTEDVEWLEIQSTLKEHIKKFLEDGKFILDVSEADTAVEEEETDTIRKIKTILEEYIRPAVEQDGGAITYHSFKDGIVKVKLQGSCSGCPSSMITLKAGIENLFTRMMPGEIQAVEALA; encoded by the coding sequence ATGCTGCAGGCCGTCCCCAAAAATGTCCATATCTACCTGGAATCGAATCCCAACCCCAATTCCCTGAAATTCGTGGTCAACGAGATGCTCGTCCCCGAGGGCATGAGCTTCGATTTTCCCGATGCGGAAACGGCTTCCATTTCGCCCCTGGCGATCGAACTTTTTGCTTACCCGTTCGTGGGCCGCGTATTTTTCGCGAGCAATTTCGTGACGGTCACCAAAACCGAAGACGTGGAATGGCTGGAGATCCAAAGCACCCTTAAAGAACACATCAAAAAATTCCTGGAAGACGGCAAGTTCATCCTCGACGTGAGCGAAGCCGACACTGCCGTGGAGGAAGAAGAGACCGATACGATCCGGAAGATAAAGACCATCCTGGAAGAATATATCCGCCCGGCCGTGGAGCAGGACGGTGGCGCCATCACGTATCACTCCTTCAAAGACGGCATTGTGAAAGTGAAATTGCAGGGATCCTGCAGTGGATGCCCTTCATCGATGATCACGCTGAAGGCCGGCATCGAAAACCTTTTCACCCGCATGATGCCCGGCGAAATTCAAGCTGTTGAGGCATTGGCATAA
- a CDS encoding dicarboxylate/amino acid:cation symporter, protein MADINPPKKNRLATFIVLAMVLGIGLGFTLNKIYIEVENAKLQEIEVKLEATQHALHAADSNAIPRLTAEKEALTKNRSEVLQARDKKVEPFALLPDIFLRLIKMIVAPLVLCTLVVGVAKLGDITSVGRIGGKTLLWFISASLLSLLLGLLLVNIFEPGIAMKLPLPDTDETVITRNGFTLRDFLYHTFPSSVIDAMAKNEILQIVVFAVFFGIATAAVGEQGKVVITFFDAAGHVILKVTNYVMNFAPLAVFGAMTAVIAKQGLSVLKTYSIFMSEFYFGLALLWTLLILAGLLIIGKRVLRLVKRIKEPVLLAFSTSSSEAAFPKTMEELEKFGCKSKIVSFVLPLGYSFNLDGSMMYMTFASLFIAQSYGIHLPLGTQLSMLLVLMVTSKGIAGVPRASLVVIAGTLATFDIPEAGLALLLGIDPLLDMGRSATNVIGNSIATAVVSKWENALENEEPDPA, encoded by the coding sequence ATGGCTGACATCAACCCCCCCAAGAAAAACAGGCTCGCTACCTTCATCGTCCTTGCCATGGTGTTGGGTATAGGGCTGGGATTTACCCTCAATAAAATTTATATCGAAGTAGAGAATGCCAAGCTCCAGGAGATCGAGGTCAAACTGGAAGCCACCCAGCATGCCCTACACGCAGCCGACAGCAACGCCATTCCGCGGTTGACCGCCGAGAAGGAAGCCCTCACCAAGAACCGCAGCGAAGTGCTGCAGGCACGCGATAAAAAAGTCGAGCCCTTCGCCTTGCTCCCCGATATTTTTCTCCGGCTTATCAAAATGATCGTAGCGCCCCTGGTACTTTGCACGCTGGTGGTTGGCGTGGCCAAGCTGGGCGACATCACGTCTGTGGGAAGAATTGGCGGAAAAACTTTACTGTGGTTTATAAGCGCATCGCTGTTGAGCCTGTTGCTCGGTTTACTCCTCGTGAACATTTTCGAACCGGGAATAGCCATGAAGTTGCCACTGCCCGACACCGACGAAACCGTGATCACCCGCAACGGATTTACGTTGCGAGATTTCTTATATCACACGTTCCCCAGCTCGGTGATCGATGCCATGGCAAAAAATGAGATCCTCCAGATCGTGGTGTTCGCAGTCTTCTTTGGTATTGCCACCGCGGCCGTTGGCGAACAGGGCAAGGTCGTCATCACGTTCTTCGATGCGGCGGGACATGTTATTCTGAAAGTGACCAACTACGTCATGAACTTCGCGCCGCTGGCCGTGTTCGGGGCCATGACGGCCGTGATCGCCAAACAGGGATTGAGCGTTTTGAAGACGTATTCGATTTTCATGAGTGAATTTTATTTCGGACTCGCGTTGCTCTGGACACTCCTCATCCTGGCCGGTTTGCTCATCATCGGCAAGCGGGTGCTCCGTCTCGTCAAGCGGATCAAGGAACCGGTGCTGTTGGCCTTTAGTACCTCCAGCAGCGAGGCAGCATTTCCCAAGACCATGGAAGAGCTGGAGAAATTTGGTTGCAAGAGCAAGATCGTAAGCTTTGTGCTTCCCCTCGGATATTCGTTCAACCTGGACGGCAGCATGATGTACATGACCTTTGCGTCGCTCTTCATCGCCCAGTCCTATGGCATCCACCTTCCCCTGGGCACACAGCTGAGCATGCTGCTGGTGCTGATGGTGACCAGCAAGGGCATTGCGGGCGTGCCACGCGCCTCCCTGGTGGTCATTGCAGGAACGCTGGCCACCTTCGACATACCCGAGGCCGGCCTGGCCCTGCTGCTGGGCATCGACCCCTTGCTCGACATGGGCCGGAGTGCCACGAATGTGATCGGCAACAGCATTGCCACGGCCGTGGTCAGCAAATGGGAAAATGCTTTGGAAAATGAGGAACCAGATCCTGCCTAA
- the aroC gene encoding chorismate synthase yields the protein MSNVYGTLFKISTFGESHGPAIGVVIDGCPPGLAIDEAFIQSELDRRKPGQSKITTQRKEDDVFKILSGVFEGQSTGTPIALVIENQDQRSKDYSHIAETFRPSHADYTYEAKYGVRDYRGGGRSSARETAARVAAGAIAKLLLKKHNVEINAFVSQVGDLAAPHYTTLDLSKTEDNIVRCPDPSTAERMIALIDQVRLDRDTIGGVVTCVIKNTPVGLGEPVFDKLHAELGKAMLGINAVKGFEYGSGFEGVKLRGSQHNDEFYNDEGRIRTKTNFSGGVQGGISNGEDIYFNVAFKPVATIMQDQSTVDKHGNETTVSGKGRHDPCVVPRAVPIVEAMAALVLADFLLRDKTTK from the coding sequence ATGAGCAACGTATACGGAACCCTTTTTAAAATATCAACCTTTGGCGAATCGCATGGCCCGGCCATCGGCGTGGTCATCGATGGCTGCCCGCCCGGATTAGCGATCGACGAAGCATTCATTCAATCAGAATTGGATCGCCGGAAGCCCGGCCAAAGCAAGATCACCACACAACGCAAGGAGGACGATGTCTTCAAGATCCTCTCCGGCGTCTTTGAGGGACAATCTACCGGCACACCCATCGCGCTAGTGATCGAAAACCAGGACCAACGCAGCAAGGACTACAGCCACATTGCCGAAACGTTCCGCCCATCCCATGCCGACTACACCTACGAAGCCAAATACGGCGTGCGCGACTATCGCGGCGGCGGCCGGAGTTCGGCGCGCGAAACGGCGGCCCGTGTAGCAGCAGGTGCCATTGCCAAGCTGTTGTTAAAAAAACATAACGTAGAGATCAACGCCTTTGTGTCGCAAGTCGGCGATCTCGCGGCGCCACACTACACCACACTCGACTTGTCGAAAACCGAAGACAACATCGTGCGATGCCCTGACCCGTCCACGGCCGAAAGGATGATCGCCCTCATCGACCAGGTGCGGCTTGACCGCGACACCATCGGCGGCGTCGTGACGTGTGTCATCAAAAATACACCCGTAGGGTTGGGCGAGCCCGTGTTCGACAAGCTGCATGCAGAGTTGGGCAAGGCCATGCTCGGAATCAACGCCGTGAAAGGATTTGAATACGGCAGCGGCTTTGAAGGCGTGAAACTGAGAGGCTCGCAACACAACGACGAGTTTTATAACGATGAAGGACGCATTCGTACAAAAACAAATTTCTCCGGCGGGGTTCAAGGTGGCATCAGCAACGGCGAGGATATTTATTTCAACGTAGCCTTCAAGCCCGTCGCCACCATCATGCAGGATCAATCGACCGTAGACAAGCATGGCAACGAAACCACTGTGAGTGGAAAAGGACGACACGATCCTTGCGTTGTGCCGCGCGCCGTCCCCATCGTGGAAGCGATGGCAGCTTTGGTGCTGGCCGATTTTCTTTTGCGCGACAAGACGACAAAATAA
- a CDS encoding BatD family protein encodes MPFIRLSLFVFLAGLLPGTAFAQGVQITLGPDEIGENQTWTITITAQNEPLKNYDNFPEIEGFRKRGQSTQSTTSIVNGQVSASQSVIMTYAPTKQGTFTIPSFTLKVNGKPINVPGKKVRVGPPLQQQQQNDPFRSFFDRPGDDFFGSGDTEFVDIKEDAFLALTTSKDEVYVGEGFTTTLSFFVSQENRAPLQFYDPGRQLVDILKKIKPTNCWEENFNIENIEGENVKINGRDYMQYKVYEAVYFPLNAEPINFPSVGLEMIKYKVAKNPSFFGQNRKEDFKKFFTKPKRVIVKELPPHPLKDEVAVGDYRLDERIRHTDLETGQSAGYNFNVYGEGNISAIDKPKTKSDDKFEFYEPNVRQDITRQNNRITGTKSFSYFMIPKEPGQFKLKDYFQWVYFNPKLKKYDTLKSKLMVTVAGESKKNEAIQSSDMGNFYNKIETADNALRTMADTRWQKWAFNFFILAMLGASAYLVFKKPAV; translated from the coding sequence ACCATCACGGCCCAAAACGAGCCGCTGAAAAACTATGACAACTTTCCCGAGATCGAAGGCTTCCGCAAGCGTGGACAATCCACTCAATCCACGACCAGCATTGTGAACGGGCAGGTGTCTGCTTCGCAAAGCGTGATCATGACCTATGCACCTACTAAACAGGGCACCTTCACCATTCCTTCGTTTACCCTGAAAGTGAACGGTAAGCCCATAAACGTTCCGGGCAAAAAAGTACGCGTAGGGCCGCCGTTGCAGCAACAGCAACAAAACGATCCCTTCCGCAGCTTCTTCGACCGTCCTGGCGACGACTTCTTTGGCAGCGGCGACACGGAGTTTGTCGATATTAAAGAGGATGCCTTCCTGGCGCTCACCACCAGCAAAGACGAGGTGTATGTGGGCGAAGGTTTTACCACGACGCTTTCATTTTTTGTTTCACAAGAAAACCGGGCGCCCCTGCAATTCTATGATCCGGGTCGCCAGCTGGTAGACATTCTAAAAAAGATCAAACCCACCAACTGCTGGGAAGAGAACTTCAACATCGAAAACATCGAAGGCGAAAACGTGAAGATTAACGGGCGCGACTATATGCAGTATAAAGTATACGAAGCTGTCTACTTTCCCCTCAACGCCGAGCCGATCAACTTCCCCAGCGTAGGATTGGAGATGATCAAATACAAAGTCGCCAAGAACCCTTCTTTTTTTGGACAGAACCGGAAAGAGGATTTCAAAAAGTTTTTCACGAAGCCCAAGCGCGTGATCGTAAAAGAACTGCCGCCACACCCGCTCAAAGACGAAGTGGCCGTGGGCGACTATCGCCTCGACGAACGCATCCGCCACACCGACCTGGAGACGGGCCAGAGTGCCGGCTATAACTTCAACGTCTATGGCGAAGGCAACATCTCGGCCATCGATAAACCCAAAACAAAAAGCGACGACAAGTTCGAGTTCTACGAGCCCAACGTGCGTCAGGACATCACGCGTCAAAACAATCGCATCACGGGCACCAAGTCGTTCAGTTATTTTATGATCCCGAAAGAACCGGGACAATTTAAACTGAAGGACTATTTTCAGTGGGTGTATTTCAATCCCAAGCTGAAAAAATACGACACCCTGAAATCGAAACTCATGGTGACGGTGGCCGGTGAAAGCAAAAAGAACGAAGCCATTCAGTCCAGCGACATGGGAAATTTTTATAACAAGATCGAGACCGCCGACAACGCGCTCAGGACCATGGCCGACACGCGATGGCAGAAGTGGGCCTTCAACTTTTTTATTTTGGCGATGTTAGGCGCTTCCGCCTATCTTGTGTTCAAAAAGCCAGCCGTCTAA